A region of Haliotis asinina isolate JCU_RB_2024 chromosome 7, JCU_Hal_asi_v2, whole genome shotgun sequence DNA encodes the following proteins:
- the LOC137291996 gene encoding uncharacterized protein produces MLLLACYVILVGIAAPSEGGAHCEIASLERLFRRIDSQMHNLEKATDFGCKPCHDPGCDKPCINSIVKEDLMADMADLKRSLRSIVKKSIPCEGSENVFITDCQNDTIWRLNPNEIPHVAAPASLPFSHLTAGLRTLPASDSIFDFVIDANSDSVTIDYLVSNPFQVFCTDLNGTNPRLVTDSSDMPSMNFEATGIAYFADNDELIMPVSFTDATPSTITAVTRTGSVLRTVASFTGLPSKIAVQDGVVYVVFDDEIRTVPASTTNGTLSTLYSHYCPILVFDVLPTGTLLFMDDYGELYSLDVGTLYESLIYGTRIPADPSDLRFNECDGLVYIVYGESDQVEVLETDGTLVKTLTLPFGPLQCPSIDFLPPMLMGVDG; encoded by the exons ATGTTACTCTTGGCATGCTATGTCATCTTAGTGGGCATCGCTGCTCCTTCTGAGGGAGGCGCTCACTGCGAAATTGCAAGTCTTGAACGTCTCTTTCGAAGGATTGACAGTCAAATGCATAATCTAGAAAAAGCTACAGATTTCGGTTGTAAACCTTGTCACG ATCCCGGCTGCGACAAGCCCTGCATTAACTCCATCGTAAAAGAAGATCTAATGGCCGATATGGCAGACCTAAAGCGATCACTCCGGAGCATCGTCAAAAAGAGCATTCCATGCGAAG GGAGCGAAAACGTCTTTATCACGGACTGTCAGAATGACACGATTTGGCGACTGAACCCCAACGAAATTCCACACGTGGCAGCGCCTGCGTCCCTCCCATTCAGTCACCTAACTGCTGGACTTCGGACACTGCCAGCTTCAGATTCTATATTTGATTTCGTTATTGACGCTAATTCCGATTCTGTTACAATAGATTACCTTGTCAGcaacccatttcaggtgttctgCACAGACTTGAACGGAACAAACCCGAGGCTGGTTACTGACTCTTCTG ATATGCCCTCTATGAATTTCGAGGCTACCGGTATAGCGTACTTTGCGGACAATGACGAGCTCATCATGCCTGTATCCTTCACTGACGCAACACCAAGCACCATCACAGCAGTAACAAGAACCGGCTCAGTGTTGCGCACAGTAGCTAGCTTCACCGGCCTTCCAAGCAAGATCGCCGTTCAGGACGG AGTCGTGTATGTGGTATTTGACGACGAGATCCGGACAGTGCCAGCCAGCACAACAAACGGAACCCTGTCAACCCTTTACAGCCATTACTGCCCTATACTTGTGTTCGACGTACTCCCCACCG GTACATTACTATTCATGGATGACTACGGCGAGTTATACTCCCTGGACGTGGGCACACTTTACGAGAGTCTCATATACGGGACCAGGATACCTGCAGATCCCAGTGACCTGAGGTTCAACGAATGCGACGGACTCGTATACATTGTCTACGGGGAAAGCGA TCAAGTTGAAGTGCTTGAGACAGACGGTACGTTGGTGAAGACCCTGACTCTCCCTTTTGGGCCTTTACAATGTCCTAGCATTGACTTCCTCCCTCCGATGTTGATGGGCGTCGATGGATAG